One Saccharopolyspora erythraea NRRL 2338 genomic region harbors:
- a CDS encoding SAVED domain-containing protein, whose translation MMAHLPTTGPTSVRTTGDYYQWLVAWEACLVLLRETAARSHNPVRAVGVELDGVGNLDDVVLLRDVPPNTYKQVKYAVDSATPVNEEYLTKPSANGGPSILAKIARTWKGLTADGGSADLRLVTNRAADSEDGLMAGRDARTGLLMPRAAVGGARSDRGKARARWAQEAGLTEAELIDLLSVLRFDLPLDMVWYQENLRLLMAVTGLRHDQRALEEGAGWVAKMVREGQRELTLTMIETAVAELDLEAGPARAVLSIATLKPDPLASDADHAINWVDRFDGDSPYTKRRPLPPNTWSQLQADIEAAPGRLPAETTAVSVTGSIRLAPAFLVGTTFRMVTGTDLATVQRGRAGSQLWSTNDPFDTALVPGVSEDEIGQGDEIAVAIAVATDPTENVVEYLQEQNIPVRKLTVLTPPDGAANDGSLPDSTTANALAVGIRDHLRRSTRRVRRLHLFLACPMGLAVLLGNRWNRLCQTVVYEDIKIDDGYEPAFTVEA comes from the coding sequence ATGATGGCCCATCTCCCCACCACCGGCCCAACCAGCGTTCGCACCACCGGCGACTACTACCAGTGGCTCGTCGCCTGGGAGGCTTGCCTGGTCCTGCTTCGCGAGACCGCCGCCCGCTCGCACAACCCCGTCCGCGCAGTCGGCGTCGAACTCGACGGCGTGGGCAACCTCGACGACGTCGTCCTGCTGCGTGACGTTCCTCCGAACACCTATAAACAGGTGAAGTACGCGGTTGACAGCGCTACGCCGGTCAATGAGGAGTACTTGACCAAGCCCAGTGCCAACGGTGGTCCATCGATCCTTGCGAAGATCGCCAGGACGTGGAAAGGGTTGACCGCGGACGGCGGCAGCGCCGATCTGCGCCTGGTCACCAACCGGGCCGCCGACTCCGAGGACGGCCTGATGGCGGGTCGCGACGCCCGCACCGGCCTCCTGATGCCCAGAGCAGCCGTCGGCGGAGCCAGGTCGGACCGAGGCAAGGCCCGTGCCCGGTGGGCGCAGGAGGCAGGGCTGACCGAGGCCGAGCTCATCGATCTCCTGTCGGTGCTCCGCTTCGACCTGCCTCTGGACATGGTCTGGTACCAGGAGAACCTCCGACTCCTGATGGCTGTCACCGGGCTTCGTCACGACCAGCGGGCGCTTGAGGAGGGGGCCGGCTGGGTCGCCAAAATGGTCCGCGAAGGCCAACGTGAGCTCACGCTGACAATGATCGAGACCGCTGTCGCCGAGCTTGACCTAGAGGCCGGTCCCGCCCGGGCTGTCTTGTCAATCGCCACTCTCAAACCGGACCCGCTGGCGTCGGACGCCGACCATGCCATCAATTGGGTCGACCGCTTCGACGGTGATTCCCCATACACCAAGCGTCGCCCCCTGCCGCCGAACACCTGGTCCCAGTTGCAGGCGGACATCGAGGCCGCGCCGGGACGCCTGCCCGCGGAGACAACCGCCGTATCCGTGACGGGCAGCATCCGTCTCGCGCCGGCCTTCCTGGTCGGTACCACGTTCCGCATGGTCACCGGCACCGACCTCGCGACAGTCCAGCGCGGGAGGGCCGGCAGCCAGCTCTGGTCCACAAACGACCCATTCGACACCGCCCTGGTCCCAGGAGTCAGCGAAGACGAGATCGGCCAAGGTGACGAGATCGCTGTCGCTATCGCCGTCGCGACCGACCCCACTGAGAACGTTGTGGAGTACCTGCAAGAGCAGAACATCCCCGTCCGCAAGCTCACCGTGCTCACCCCACCGGACGGCGCAGCGAACGACGGCTCGCTGCCCGACAGCACCACCGCTAACGCCCTGGCAGTCGGCATACGCGACCATCTTCGCCGCTCCACCCGTCGAGTCCGGCGCCTGCACCTCTTCCTCGCCTGCCCCATGGGACTTGCTGTTCTACTGGGCAACCGGTGGAACCGACTATGTCAGACCGTCGTGTACGAGGACATCAAGATTGACGACGGATACGAACCGGCATTCACCGTGGAGGCATAA